A window of the Chloroflexus sp. Y-396-1 genome harbors these coding sequences:
- a CDS encoding glycosyltransferase family 2 protein: MDTQPPTFSVVAPVYNEEQLIAEFCRRVIAALEPLGEPFELILVNDGCRDRSPDIMRELHQRDPRIKVINFSRNFGHQIAITAGTDFASGRAVIVIDSDLQDPPEVIPDLIARWREGYQVVYGVREERQGETWFKKTTAAIFYRLIVRITNVNIPVDTGDFRLMDRKVVDALKRMREHHRFMRGLSAWVGFRQTGVLYRRHARAAGTTKYPLRKMLRFALDGITSFSYLPLQLATYVGFIVAAISIIFLFVVFVMRLSNPAATEPAFYGQASTLASVLFLGAVQLISLGIIGEYVGRIYDEVKGRPLYIVAETLGIDETSATSAGNMRTTHKERSPVIE, translated from the coding sequence ATGGATACCCAACCACCAACCTTTTCCGTCGTTGCGCCGGTGTATAACGAAGAACAACTGATTGCCGAGTTTTGCCGTCGGGTGATCGCGGCGCTTGAACCCCTCGGGGAGCCGTTTGAGTTGATCCTGGTAAATGATGGCTGTCGCGATCGTTCACCAGACATTATGCGTGAATTACATCAACGTGATCCGCGGATCAAAGTGATCAATTTTTCACGCAATTTTGGTCATCAGATCGCGATTACTGCCGGTACTGATTTTGCTAGCGGTCGGGCCGTCATTGTGATCGACTCCGACTTGCAAGACCCGCCCGAAGTCATTCCTGATCTGATAGCCCGTTGGCGAGAGGGGTATCAGGTCGTCTATGGCGTGCGCGAAGAACGTCAGGGTGAGACCTGGTTCAAAAAGACGACGGCGGCGATCTTTTATCGGCTGATTGTGCGGATTACGAATGTCAATATCCCGGTTGATACCGGTGATTTTCGCCTGATGGATCGTAAGGTGGTCGATGCCCTGAAACGCATGCGCGAGCATCACCGTTTTATGCGTGGTCTGTCGGCGTGGGTTGGTTTTCGGCAAACCGGTGTGCTCTACCGTCGTCATGCCCGTGCTGCTGGTACTACCAAATATCCGCTGCGAAAAATGCTGCGCTTCGCGCTTGACGGTATTACCAGCTTTTCGTATTTACCGCTCCAACTGGCAACCTATGTTGGGTTCATTGTGGCTGCCATCAGCATCATCTTTTTGTTTGTGGTGTTCGTGATGCGGCTTTCCAATCCGGCAGCGACTGAACCGGCGTTCTACGGTCAGGCCAGTACGCTGGCCAGTGTGCTCTTCCTGGGTGCCGTGCAGCTCATTTCACTCGGGATTATCGGTGAATATGTCGGACGCATTTATGACGAGGTGAAGGGGCGACCTCTGTACATTGTTGCCGAGACATTAGGTATTGATGAAACATCTGCAACATCGGCGGGTAATATGCGTACTACTCATAAGGAACGATCACCGGTAATAGAGTAG
- a CDS encoding SPFH domain-containing protein, which translates to MNSRLTFVSGFVLLLIIAGVGLSTMKYVQVDEGQAAIELVQGRIVAVHGPGPIFRPFAPFTEIQLVNIRRQTRQISQNVASSDKQLYDIDIQVDFRRLPNEAALRAAYAEIGVSDAQLNEFLDGFINDALKSASTQFTLDEALSDRGAFAERIRRFLTTSPGDGQRAPVDQLYITIEAVKVLDIKVGETYAQLLAEKANLEVQIETEQKRRQQIEAQQANNLFQAEQEALVALTRERGITAAALEAANREAQIRAIEGRYWRENPELFELRKRELLVEMMSKGNIWFVDPNTNLTILLNNQAADGQALVIPQPAQPAPSVTP; encoded by the coding sequence ATGAATTCGCGTTTAACATTCGTAAGTGGGTTTGTTTTGTTGTTGATCATTGCCGGTGTTGGTCTAAGCACAATGAAGTACGTACAGGTAGACGAAGGTCAGGCTGCGATTGAATTGGTACAGGGTCGGATTGTCGCTGTGCACGGGCCAGGCCCGATCTTTCGTCCGTTTGCGCCTTTCACCGAGATACAACTAGTAAATATTCGTCGTCAAACCCGTCAGATTTCACAGAATGTCGCCAGTAGTGATAAGCAGTTGTACGATATTGACATTCAGGTTGATTTTCGGCGCCTGCCTAATGAAGCTGCCCTGCGAGCCGCATATGCCGAGATTGGTGTCAGCGATGCTCAGTTAAACGAATTCCTTGATGGCTTTATTAACGACGCGCTCAAGAGTGCCAGTACCCAGTTTACCCTCGATGAAGCACTCTCTGACCGGGGCGCGTTCGCTGAACGGATACGTCGCTTTCTCACCACTTCTCCTGGTGATGGGCAGCGAGCGCCGGTCGATCAGCTTTACATTACGATTGAGGCGGTGAAGGTGCTCGATATTAAGGTTGGTGAGACATATGCGCAGTTGCTGGCCGAAAAGGCTAATCTCGAAGTACAGATTGAGACTGAGCAGAAGCGACGGCAGCAAATTGAGGCCCAGCAAGCGAATAATCTGTTCCAGGCCGAGCAAGAAGCACTGGTGGCACTCACGCGCGAGCGCGGTATCACAGCGGCTGCGCTTGAGGCAGCTAACCGCGAAGCTCAAATACGGGCGATTGAGGGTCGCTACTGGCGCGAAAATCCTGAGCTGTTTGAGCTGCGCAAACGTGAATTACTGGTCGAGATGATGAGTAAAGGGAATATCTGGTTTGTTGATCCGAATACCAATCTGACTATTCTGCTTAATAATCAGGCTGCTGATGGTCAGGCATTGGTGATCCCACAGCCAGCACAGCCTGCACCGTCGGTTACGCCGTAG
- a CDS encoding DUF3592 domain-containing protein, whose protein sequence is MKPFLAGLFLLALGIFLSALGWQAYADITQTLKTMIPTSGTVVDLNPRIINTNSGDKTFYYPIVEFQTAAGEIIRFENEQGGNPPAYQIGDQVDVRYDPRRPQVAMVISWEIWLPTALFAFAGGLLILMSGLIFFTTIASFLKR, encoded by the coding sequence ATGAAACCTTTTCTGGCCGGATTGTTCTTGCTCGCCCTCGGCATATTCCTGTCGGCATTAGGATGGCAAGCGTATGCCGATATCACCCAAACACTGAAAACGATGATCCCGACGAGCGGCACAGTGGTTGACCTGAACCCTCGCATTATCAACACTAACAGCGGCGACAAAACCTTCTACTATCCCATTGTGGAATTTCAGACTGCTGCTGGCGAGATCATTCGATTCGAGAACGAACAGGGAGGCAACCCTCCGGCATACCAAATAGGCGATCAGGTAGATGTCAGGTATGATCCACGGCGGCCACAAGTGGCAATGGTTATTTCGTGGGAAATCTGGTTGCCAACGGCACTATTTGCTTTCGCAGGCGGACTACTCATCTTAATGAGTGGTCTCATCTTCTTCACGACAATCGCATCATTCCTCAAACGGTAA
- the trxA gene encoding thioredoxin, translating to MVFSTPIRTSEQSIDRVLKAGLPVLLIFERRNCPTCQQLDPTLERLAQRFAGKALLARIDADDNPGLVRKYNITDLPALIFIRNGATVAQTSGVAPEASLQAWLQYLSDGGSQPPLPKGPSVPLQSSSATENGTAHHRPSAHQPVGERHQQGEPITLSDATFDQIVGQSKQPVLVDFWAPWCGPCRAVAPAVERLAHEFAGRAVVAKLNVDENPYTAQRFGITGIPALYIFKDGRVVERLVGAQPYQVLYQALARHAV from the coding sequence ATGGTCTTTTCAACTCCAATCCGAACCAGCGAACAGAGCATCGACCGCGTGCTGAAAGCTGGTTTACCCGTACTTCTGATCTTCGAGCGACGGAACTGTCCAACTTGCCAGCAACTTGATCCGACGCTCGAACGACTGGCTCAGCGCTTTGCCGGCAAAGCACTGCTCGCACGGATCGATGCTGATGATAATCCAGGATTAGTACGGAAATACAACATTACCGACCTACCGGCTCTGATTTTCATCAGAAATGGGGCCACGGTAGCACAGACCAGCGGCGTAGCTCCTGAAGCCTCGTTACAGGCGTGGTTACAGTACCTGAGTGATGGTGGATCGCAGCCACCGTTACCGAAAGGGCCGAGTGTACCACTCCAATCATCATCGGCGACAGAAAATGGCACAGCTCATCACAGACCATCAGCGCACCAGCCAGTGGGTGAACGACATCAGCAAGGTGAACCAATTACTCTCAGCGATGCCACATTCGATCAAATCGTTGGGCAGAGCAAGCAACCGGTGTTGGTCGATTTCTGGGCGCCCTGGTGCGGGCCATGCCGTGCAGTTGCCCCGGCAGTCGAGCGACTGGCACACGAGTTTGCCGGCCGTGCCGTGGTGGCCAAGCTCAATGTAGACGAAAATCCGTATACAGCGCAGCGGTTTGGCATTACCGGTATCCCGGCGCTGTACATTTTCAAGGACGGGCGGGTTGTTGAGCGTTTAGTGGGTGCCCAGCCATACCAGGTCTTGTATCAGGCGCTAGCTCGGCATGCAGTGTGA